Genomic segment of Hymenobacter aquaticus:
TCAACCGCCAGGACGGCGTGACCATCGTGATGGTCACCCACGACGAGCAGCAGGCCCTGAAAACGGAGCGCGTCATCCGCTTCTTCGACGGCAGCCAGGTGCAGTAATTCTGAATTCTGAATTGGAAGCAACTGCCACCCGGGTAGCCCAGTCCGGCGAAAGTCCCTTCAGGACCCGGAATTCAGAATTCAGAATTCAACATTCATAATTCAACAGTCATGTTATCCGAAACCGACCTCGTGGCCGAGTGCCGCCGCGGCAACCCCCGGGCCCAGAAGGTGCTCTACGACCGGCTTGCCCCCGCTATGCTGGGCGTGTGCCTGCGCTACCTGCGCCACCCGGAAGACGCTGAGGAGGCCCTGGTGCTGGGCTTCGTGAAGGTGTTCCGGGCCCTGGCGCAGTACCGCCACGAGGGCAGCTTCCGGGGCTGGGTGCGCCGCATCATGATCAACGAGGCCCTGGGCCAGCTGCGCCGCAAGCAGCCCCTGCACGTCGACATCGACGAGTGCCACGACGGGGTGGCCACGATGGCTGCCGCCGCCGAAAGCAACCTCGACGCGGCCGATTTGCAGCGCCTGATTCAGGCGCTGCCCACCGGCTACCGCACCGTGTTCAACCTCTACGCCGTGGAGGGCTACAACCACCCCGAAATTGCCGCGCTGCTCGGCATCTCGGAGGGTACTTCCAAGTCGCAGCTCAGCAAGGCCCGCGCCCAGTTGCAGCGGCAGCTGGCCGTGCTTCACCACTCTTCTTTTCAGCCCCAGTCTTATGCTGCTTAGCTACCTCAAAATTGCCTGGAAGGTGCTGTTGCGCCGCAAGTTCTTCACCTTCATCAGCCTGTTCGGCATCAGCTTCACGCTGATGGTGCTGCTGGTGGTAGTGGCCATGTTCGACCATACCGTGGGCGCCCACGCCCCCGAGACGCGCCTGGACCGGATGCTGTTCGTCAACTTCATGCGGATCAAGTTCAAGGACAACGGCAACCAGAACTCGCCGCCCAGCTACTACGTGCTCGACCGGTATGTGCGCAAGCTCAAAACCCCGGAGCAGGTGGCCATCTACTCCAACTTCCACTCGACGCCCAGCTACGTGGGCAACAGCCGCATCGACCTCGACCTGAAGTACACCGACGAGGCGTTCTGGCAGGTGCTGGACTTCACCTTCCGGGACGGGAAGCCCTTTTCGGCCGCCGACGTGAAGGCCGCCGCCCACGTGGCCGTCATCAACCGCACCACGGCCCGCAAGTATTTCGGCACCGAGCGGGGCGTGGTGGGTAAGATCATCGAGGTAAACCAAACCAACTTCCGCGTGCTGGGCGTGGTCGACGACGTGCCGGCCATGCGCATCAGCTCCTACGCCGACGTGTGGGTGCCCATCACCATCCACCCCAGCGACCTGAACCGGGTGAGCCTCACCGGCGACTTCTCGGCCATTATCCTGGCCCGCTCGGCTGGCGACCTCAAGGCCGTGCAGGCCGAGTTCGACCAGATGGCCAAGCAGATTCCGCTGACCGACCCCAGGACCATGCTCTACCTGGACCTGCACGCCGACTCGCTGTTGGGCTCCTTCTCGCGGCAGATCATGAGTCCGCTGACCGAGCACAGCTCCGACGGCCTGAACATTCTCTACGCCATCCTGGCCGGCC
This window contains:
- a CDS encoding RNA polymerase sigma factor, yielding MLSETDLVAECRRGNPRAQKVLYDRLAPAMLGVCLRYLRHPEDAEEALVLGFVKVFRALAQYRHEGSFRGWVRRIMINEALGQLRRKQPLHVDIDECHDGVATMAAAAESNLDAADLQRLIQALPTGYRTVFNLYAVEGYNHPEIAALLGISEGTSKSQLSKARAQLQRQLAVLHHSSFQPQSYAA
- a CDS encoding ABC transporter permease, translating into MLLSYLKIAWKVLLRRKFFTFISLFGISFTLMVLLVVVAMFDHTVGAHAPETRLDRMLFVNFMRIKFKDNGNQNSPPSYYVLDRYVRKLKTPEQVAIYSNFHSTPSYVGNSRIDLDLKYTDEAFWQVLDFTFRDGKPFSAADVKAAAHVAVINRTTARKYFGTERGVVGKIIEVNQTNFRVLGVVDDVPAMRISSYADVWVPITIHPSDLNRVSLTGDFSAIILARSAGDLKAVQAEFDQMAKQIPLTDPRTMLYLDLHADSLLGSFSRQIMSPLTEHSSDGLNILYAILAGLALLFMLLPALNLVNINVSRIMERSSEIGVRKAFGATGGTLIGQFLVENIFLTTIGGLLGLLMAYVALQLIGGSQLLAYAHFELNWRIFSWALLVTLFFGVLSGVYPAFKMSRLQPVQALKGK